Sequence from the Ereboglobus luteus genome:
ACGCCGCCTTTTTGGTTCGCGATGGTGAAAACGGTGGTGCGCATGTGGTGTGGTTGTGTTGGGGAAGTTCGACTTAAAGCGACTTGAGTCGATTTAAGTCGATTTTTTTATTGGTTCAGCGCCATGAGGAATTCGGCGTTGGTCTTGGTTTTCTTGAGGCGCTGGAGGAACATCTCCATGGCGTCGATGGGCGGGATGCCCTGCATGGCGCGGCGCAGGCCGTAGATGCGCAGCATTTCGTCGGGATGGTAGATGAGCTCCTCCTTGCGCGTGCCGGAGCGGTCCATGTTGATCGCGGGGAAGATGCGCTTGTCAACGAGGCCGCGGTCGAGGTGGAGCTCCATGTTGCCGGTGCCCTTGAACTCCTCGAAGATGACTTCGTCCATGCGGCTGCCAGTGTCGACGAGCGCGGTGCCCATGATGGTGAGCGAGCCGCCGCCCTCGATGTTGCGCGCGGCGCCGAAGAAGCGTTTCGGTTTTTGGAGCGCGGTCGCCTCCATGCCGCCGGACATGATCTTGCCGGAATTGGACGCGAGGGCGTTGTAGGCGCGGGCGAGGCGCGTGATCGAGTCGAGGAGGATCACGACGTGCTGGCCTTGCTCGACCATGCGGCGCGCTTTTTCGCCGACCATCTCGGCGGCGTGCACATGGCTTTCGGGCGCCTCGTCAAAGGTGGACGCGACGACTTCGCCTTTTGTGTGGCGCTTGAAATCGGTGACTTCCTCGGGGCGTTCGTCGACGAGCAGGAGGATCAACTTCACCTCGGGGAAGTTTTCCGAGATGGAGTTGGCCATGTTTTGCAGGAGGATCGTCTTGCCGGTGCGCGGCGGGGCGACGATGAGGCCGCGCTGGCCGAAGCCGATTGGCGTGAGGATATCGACGGCGCGCATGGAGACGTCCTTGTGCACGCCGGGCGCCTCGAGGAGGATGCGCTTGAGCGGATAGTAGGGGATGAGCTCCTCGAAGGGCACGGTTTTCGAGATTTCCTCGGGCGGCATGTCCATGACGCTGTTGACCTTGACGACGGACGGGCAGCGTTCGCCCTCGCGTGGAACTTGCACGAGCACTTGCACGCGGTGGCCGCGCTTGAGGCCGTAGCGTTTGACGAGGCTTTCGGGCAGGTAGGCGTTTTCCGGATACAGGCGGTAGTTCACCGATTCGTGCACGATGAATCCGTAGCCGCGGTCGGTGAGGTCGATGTAGCCGTTGTCGAGGAGGGGGATTTTTTGCTCCTCGGCGACCTTGAAGATGGCGGCGATGAGTTGCTTGCGGTTGGGCGCGCCCTCGAAGGCGGCGTTGCGGTTGCGCGCCTCGGCGGTGAGTTCGGCGAGCGTGAGCGCGTAGAGTTTTTCGAGATAAATCGGTTCGTGCCCGGCGGTGCCGTCCGCGATTTCGGCGGCGAGCGTGTCGAGCGCGGCAACGTCGGCGAAGCGGTCGGGCGCGGGCAGGTCGCCGAAGACGGGGTTGAGGCTCGGCGGGGGCGGTTGCTGAGGATGCTTGCTGACGTGCTGCCCGTGCTTGGATTGCTGCTCGGCCCACTTGCGCGCCTTCTTTTCCTTTTTCTCGCGCTTGATGCGCTTCCAGTAGGATTCGTAAGGCTGCTGCTGGCCGCCGCCGTTGTCGCCGCCTTGCTGCTGGTTTTGCTGGGCCGCCTGGCCGCCCTCGGCGGGAGCGGCGGCATCGGAGGCTTGTTGCGAATCAGCAGGCGCGACGCTTGTGTCGCCGGCTGACGCGTCGGAAACGGAGTCGGTGCGCGAAACGGATTCGTCGGCGTCGTGCGCGACCGCGCGGTTTGCATCGGATGCGTCGGATGTGTCAGCGTCGGTCATGGACGCCGATTCGGTCTTCGCGGCGGGCTTGAAGGTTTCGCGCTCCTGTTTTTCCGGCGCGGAAGCGGCATCGTTCCCGGATTCGTTTTCGGTCTGGCCGAGGGGAAGCTCGTCTACGTTTTCAGCGGCGGCGGCCTTTTTCGTGCGCTTGCGGGGGGCGCGCGTCTTTTTTGGCGCGGGTTCGGTTTCGGGCGCGGGCGCGGCTTCGGTTTCAACGATTGTGGTTTCGGCGGCGGCGGGTTCGGCGGCTTTTTTTGCGCGGGGCGGACGGCCCGGCTTGCGTTTCGGGGCGGGCGCCTCGCCGTCGGTGACTTTTTTGGATCTTGCCATGATGGAAATAGGTTAAGGTTAAAGTTTG
This genomic interval carries:
- the rho gene encoding transcription termination factor Rho; this translates as MARSKKVTDGEAPAPKRKPGRPPRAKKAAEPAAAETTIVETEAAPAPETEPAPKKTRAPRKRTKKAAAAENVDELPLGQTENESGNDAASAPEKQERETFKPAAKTESASMTDADTSDASDANRAVAHDADESVSRTDSVSDASAGDTSVAPADSQQASDAAAPAEGGQAAQQNQQQGGDNGGGQQQPYESYWKRIKREKKEKKARKWAEQQSKHGQHVSKHPQQPPPPSLNPVFGDLPAPDRFADVAALDTLAAEIADGTAGHEPIYLEKLYALTLAELTAEARNRNAAFEGAPNRKQLIAAIFKVAEEQKIPLLDNGYIDLTDRGYGFIVHESVNYRLYPENAYLPESLVKRYGLKRGHRVQVLVQVPREGERCPSVVKVNSVMDMPPEEISKTVPFEELIPYYPLKRILLEAPGVHKDVSMRAVDILTPIGFGQRGLIVAPPRTGKTILLQNMANSISENFPEVKLILLLVDERPEEVTDFKRHTKGEVVASTFDEAPESHVHAAEMVGEKARRMVEQGQHVVILLDSITRLARAYNALASNSGKIMSGGMEATALQKPKRFFGAARNIEGGGSLTIMGTALVDTGSRMDEVIFEEFKGTGNMELHLDRGLVDKRIFPAINMDRSGTRKEELIYHPDEMLRIYGLRRAMQGIPPIDAMEMFLQRLKKTKTNAEFLMALNQ